One genomic window of Caballeronia sp. SBC1 includes the following:
- the kdgD gene encoding 5-dehydro-4-deoxyglucarate dehydratase: MTTPQELKQIVSKGLLSFPVTDFDEQGEFRADTYAERLEWLAPYGASALFVAGGTGEFFSLTHDDYSKVVRTATEVCRGKVPILAGAGGPTRAAIAYAQEAQRHGANGILLMPHYLTEACQEGIAAHAEEVCKSVPDMGVIIYNRANSKLNADMLEGLAQRCPNLIGFKDGVGEIENMVTIRRRLGDRFAYLGGLPTAEVYAAAYKALGVPVYSSAVFNFIPKTAMDFYHAIAAEDHATVGKLIDEFFLPYLAIRNRRAGYAVSIVKAGAKLVGHSAGPVRAPLTDLTEEEMSKLDALIKALGPQ, from the coding sequence ATGACGACACCGCAGGAACTGAAGCAGATTGTTTCGAAAGGTCTTTTGTCCTTCCCCGTCACCGACTTTGACGAACAAGGCGAGTTTCGCGCCGATACCTATGCCGAGCGCCTGGAATGGCTCGCGCCATATGGAGCTTCGGCGCTGTTTGTCGCTGGCGGCACGGGTGAATTCTTCTCTCTGACACACGACGACTATTCGAAGGTCGTCCGCACCGCGACGGAAGTTTGCAGGGGCAAGGTACCGATCCTCGCTGGTGCAGGCGGCCCGACGCGTGCAGCGATCGCCTACGCGCAGGAAGCTCAACGTCACGGCGCGAACGGCATCCTGTTGATGCCTCACTACCTGACCGAAGCTTGCCAGGAAGGCATCGCCGCGCACGCCGAAGAGGTGTGCAAGTCGGTGCCGGACATGGGCGTGATCATCTACAACCGCGCGAACTCGAAGCTTAACGCCGACATGCTCGAGGGCTTGGCGCAGCGCTGCCCGAACCTGATCGGCTTCAAGGACGGCGTGGGCGAGATCGAGAACATGGTAACGATCCGCCGACGCCTCGGCGACCGCTTCGCCTATCTCGGCGGCCTGCCGACCGCGGAAGTCTATGCCGCGGCATACAAGGCGCTGGGTGTACCGGTGTATTCGTCGGCGGTGTTCAACTTCATTCCGAAGACGGCGATGGACTTCTACCACGCGATTGCCGCGGAGGACCACGCCACCGTGGGCAAGCTGATCGACGAATTCTTCCTGCCTTATCTGGCGATCCGCAACCGTCGTGCGGGCTACGCGGTAAGCATCGTGAAGGCCGGCGCGAAACTCGTGGGCCATAGCGCCGGACCGGTACGCGCTCCGCTGACCGATCTGACCGAAGAAGAAATGAGCAAACTCGACGCGCTCATTAAAGCACTCGGCCCGCAGTAA
- a CDS encoding MFS transporter, translated as MEMRRTASPSHVAKRTNVRYAILLLIFLITTLNYADRATLSVTGSAMRAEFGLDAIRLGYIFSAFSWAYVLSQLPAGWLLDRFGARRVYAASIFLWSLFTLLQGAIGLLGSAAAAITALFVLRFAMGAAESPAFPANAKVVANWFPTTERGMASAIFNSAQYFAAVVFTPLMAWLTHAFGWHTVYLVMGMTGLLLAFTWLKVMKNPADHPRVSRAELDYIEQGGGVVNGHKRTQPSDIAGAGGWLLMRQLLTNRMLLGIYLAQYCINVLTYFFLTWFPIYLVQARGMTILHAGLVASLPAICGFSGGVLGGFLSDSLLRRGHSLTLARKAPIVGGMLLSVCIIGCNYVTTDWVVVALMSLAFFGKGIGALGWAVVADTSPKEALGLSGSIFNMFGNVAGIVTPIVIGYLVANTGSFNGALVFVGLNALLTVFSYLVIVKDIKRVELRPR; from the coding sequence ATGGAAATGCGCCGCACGGCAAGCCCCTCCCACGTCGCCAAGCGCACCAACGTCCGCTATGCGATTCTGCTGTTGATCTTTCTTATCACGACGTTGAATTACGCGGATCGCGCCACGCTCTCGGTGACCGGCTCCGCGATGCGCGCCGAGTTCGGCCTCGACGCGATCAGGTTGGGATACATCTTCTCCGCATTCAGTTGGGCATATGTCTTGTCGCAACTGCCGGCCGGCTGGCTGCTGGACCGGTTCGGCGCGCGGCGCGTCTATGCGGCAAGCATTTTCCTGTGGTCCCTCTTCACGCTTCTGCAAGGCGCGATCGGTTTGCTCGGGAGCGCAGCCGCCGCCATCACTGCGCTGTTCGTGCTGCGCTTCGCCATGGGCGCTGCCGAGTCGCCAGCGTTTCCGGCCAATGCCAAGGTGGTTGCCAACTGGTTCCCCACGACTGAGCGCGGCATGGCCTCGGCCATTTTCAATTCAGCCCAATACTTCGCGGCGGTCGTTTTCACGCCGCTGATGGCCTGGCTTACCCACGCGTTCGGCTGGCACACGGTGTACCTCGTGATGGGTATGACTGGACTCTTACTTGCCTTCACCTGGCTGAAGGTGATGAAGAACCCTGCCGATCACCCGCGGGTCTCGCGCGCCGAACTCGACTACATCGAACAGGGCGGCGGCGTAGTGAACGGACATAAGCGAACGCAGCCCAGTGACATCGCAGGCGCCGGGGGCTGGCTCCTTATGCGCCAGTTGCTGACCAACCGCATGCTGCTTGGCATTTATCTCGCCCAGTACTGCATCAACGTGCTGACCTATTTCTTCCTGACGTGGTTTCCGATTTACCTCGTGCAGGCACGCGGCATGACGATCCTGCACGCGGGTCTGGTGGCATCGCTGCCCGCGATCTGCGGATTCTCCGGTGGCGTACTCGGCGGCTTCCTGTCCGACTCGCTGCTTCGGCGCGGCCATTCGCTCACGCTTGCGCGCAAGGCACCGATTGTTGGAGGCATGCTGCTGTCGGTGTGCATCATCGGCTGCAACTATGTCACGACCGACTGGGTTGTCGTCGCGCTCATGTCGCTCGCATTCTTCGGCAAAGGTATCGGGGCGCTCGGCTGGGCTGTTGTCGCGGATACGTCGCCCAAAGAGGCCCTCGGTCTTTCAGGCTCCATCTTCAACATGTTCGGCAACGTGGCTGGCATCGTGACGCCGATCGTGATCGGCTATCTCGTTGCGAACACCGGCTCGTTCAATGGCGCGCTGGTTTTCGTCGGCCTGAATGCGTTGCTCACTGTATTCAGTTACCTGGTGATCGTGAAAGACATCAAGCGGGTCGAACTACGCCCGCGGTAG
- the gspG gene encoding type II secretion system major pseudopilin GspG, translating to MQMGTNRRTDIAALRSHDQRGFTFRKIAVVVAMLALLITLIVSKIMSGPEEAKRVAAKQDIGTIVQALKLYRHDSGRYPTQEQGLRALIEKPATSPVPNFWKDGGYLQRLPNDPWGNAYQYLNPGVHGEVDVFSYGADAKQGGEDSDADIGSWE from the coding sequence ATGCAAATGGGGACTAATCGCCGCACGGATATCGCGGCTCTGCGCAGCCATGACCAACGAGGGTTCACGTTTAGAAAAATCGCGGTCGTGGTTGCGATGCTCGCCCTGCTGATCACGCTAATCGTCTCTAAGATCATGAGTGGCCCGGAAGAAGCGAAGCGTGTCGCTGCGAAACAGGACATCGGCACAATCGTGCAAGCGTTGAAACTATACCGCCACGACAGCGGCCGCTATCCGACCCAGGAGCAAGGCCTGCGGGCGCTTATCGAGAAACCTGCTACTAGTCCGGTGCCGAACTTCTGGAAGGACGGCGGCTATCTCCAGCGCTTGCCAAACGATCCATGGGGCAATGCGTACCAGTATCTCAATCCTGGCGTCCATGGTGAGGTCGACGTATTCAGCTACGGCGCCGACGCAAAGCAAGGCGGTGAAGACAGCGATGCCGACATAGGCTCATGGGAATAG
- a CDS encoding alpha/beta fold hydrolase: MTQALATFHLSHGPKNRPTLVFLPGALIPPNAIAPVTRIVKLRAIGVGWLEGTGPHDLHSVAARVAMLLRELGPTVLIGHSVGTPIAALAAAIDLRSTKRNVAGLVLSNSGANTKGHGDIESVIERVLQTWGPPLWKAMTERSLGSVCPAELVDSFMTYPRRVTAEATAESLRSLQHTDLTDMLNELSSLPTAVVHGSRDPARNLSHAESLSNGIPGSRLVVLETGHTSCVEAPDEFAEVIRSVVEQGLKPGAASAD, encoded by the coding sequence ATGACGCAGGCTTTAGCCACGTTCCATCTCAGTCATGGACCCAAAAACAGACCGACCCTTGTCTTCTTGCCGGGCGCCCTCATCCCGCCAAACGCCATTGCGCCTGTCACAAGAATCGTCAAGCTTCGGGCTATCGGCGTGGGCTGGCTCGAAGGCACGGGCCCGCACGACCTTCACTCGGTTGCGGCGCGTGTAGCCATGCTACTTAGAGAGCTCGGACCCACCGTGCTCATAGGACATTCAGTAGGCACGCCGATCGCTGCGCTCGCCGCTGCGATCGATTTACGCTCGACGAAAAGGAACGTAGCTGGTCTCGTGCTGAGCAATAGCGGAGCGAATACAAAGGGACACGGCGATATCGAATCAGTGATCGAGCGCGTCCTTCAGACATGGGGGCCGCCGCTGTGGAAAGCCATGACCGAACGCTCGCTTGGAAGCGTCTGCCCCGCCGAGCTTGTGGACTCGTTTATGACGTATCCGCGCCGTGTTACTGCTGAGGCGACGGCCGAAAGCTTGCGCAGTTTACAACACACCGACCTCACGGACATGCTCAACGAACTATCATCCCTTCCCACCGCGGTGGTCCATGGAAGTCGCGACCCGGCTCGCAATTTGTCCCATGCAGAAAGCCTGAGCAACGGCATTCCAGGTTCTAGACTGGTGGTGCTTGAAACGGGCCATACGTCGTGCGTCGAAGCGCCCGACGAGTTTGCCGAAGTAATACGCTCCGTGGTTGAGCAAGGCTTAAAACCGGGCGCCGCGAGCGCGGATTAG
- a CDS encoding replication initiation protein, whose protein sequence is MAADNPEESKSRVTPRQMALALFEDLFDLGMPISEATREIGYQRNNFFTQIVNMGLPARRFLDAAYFIVAQEQEARDQYDVELNYFKWLMRYDSRNLKHLRTIAEEAQDAKIQVTDTPLDRDPNEDDLWVSVQLLGMVGFHRGRIRFDVHPRLVPHIRDPKKSHWLSLRISTAFTRSLARAIYDQILPSVPDGRTEWIPLEEMRNWPGKMGANAAIFKYFKRDWLEPAVREINEVSDIDLTYETRTESTTSKKIDRIRFLLKRKDTADAVLASLADASHLYKILKDEFNLSTKQFTEISENREVWTDTHIQQAVEYTRFKINRGQVKRSPAGYLMRALRDNWKMSEAERTMVDVQSKLLTDETEAEVAKNETRSSVARTMASREEEVRARMNEESLKGREHFNAADLKTRKDLVRSWVTSSQGKLMLRRMKLEASTVTEQDILANADLGWYLGQFVFGRMNSSRTSP, encoded by the coding sequence ATGGCGGCGGACAATCCTGAAGAAAGCAAGTCGAGGGTAACACCTCGCCAGATGGCGCTCGCGCTGTTCGAGGACCTGTTCGACCTGGGCATGCCCATCAGCGAAGCCACCCGTGAGATCGGCTATCAGCGGAACAATTTTTTCACGCAGATCGTCAACATGGGCCTGCCGGCGCGGCGATTTCTTGACGCTGCATATTTCATCGTTGCCCAGGAACAGGAAGCACGAGATCAGTATGACGTTGAACTGAACTACTTCAAATGGCTGATGCGCTATGACAGCCGCAATCTAAAGCACCTGCGCACAATCGCAGAGGAAGCGCAGGACGCGAAGATCCAGGTGACCGATACGCCGCTCGACCGTGACCCCAATGAAGACGACCTATGGGTCTCAGTCCAGCTGCTGGGGATGGTAGGGTTCCACAGAGGACGGATCCGATTCGACGTACATCCTCGATTGGTCCCACACATCCGTGACCCCAAAAAGTCTCACTGGCTAAGCTTGCGCATTTCGACGGCTTTTACACGCAGTCTGGCGCGAGCGATTTATGACCAGATACTGCCGAGCGTCCCCGATGGCAGAACGGAATGGATACCGCTTGAAGAAATGCGAAATTGGCCCGGGAAAATGGGTGCGAACGCGGCTATCTTCAAATACTTCAAACGGGACTGGCTTGAGCCGGCGGTGCGTGAAATCAATGAGGTATCGGACATCGATTTGACGTATGAAACCAGGACCGAGTCCACCACATCGAAAAAAATCGACCGCATAAGGTTTCTGCTCAAGCGCAAGGATACCGCCGATGCTGTCTTGGCCAGCTTGGCTGACGCCAGCCACCTGTACAAGATTCTCAAGGATGAATTCAACTTGTCGACTAAACAGTTTACGGAGATTTCCGAGAACCGTGAGGTCTGGACCGATACGCACATCCAGCAAGCTGTTGAATACACTCGCTTCAAGATTAATCGCGGACAGGTGAAAAGGAGTCCAGCTGGCTACTTGATGAGAGCTCTCCGCGATAACTGGAAAATGTCTGAAGCCGAACGGACCATGGTAGACGTTCAGTCAAAACTGCTTACCGACGAAACAGAAGCAGAGGTCGCAAAGAATGAAACCCGGAGTTCGGTCGCACGCACCATGGCATCGCGTGAGGAAGAAGTCCGTGCACGCATGAATGAAGAATCGCTTAAAGGACGTGAACACTTCAACGCTGCTGACTTGAAAACGCGCAAAGATCTGGTCCGCTCATGGGTCACGTCGAGCCAAGGCAAACTCATGCTCCGGCGTATGAAACTTGAGGCATCAACAGTAACGGAGCAGGACATCCTCGCGAATGCGGACCTCGGTTGGTACCTGGGGCAATTTGTGTTCGGGCGCATGAATTCGTCTCGGACATCGCCCTGA
- a CDS encoding ParA family protein, which yields MVKTSQLPAVDRTVHLEQISQFAEKVSIFTDELRDTILAPRPRKAAPVFKTGEIAEMCNIAHSQVQYLATKSDGELPSGTAAGTGRTRTFTLEEARVWVQKVSDIYQTPLVTGTREPEGKIIITAQLKGGSAKTTTTMCLAQGLTLRGRKVLVVDLDPQASLSELCGLYAEKDVTPDDTILPYIYDQDIEGGLEARVQSTYWNGLDVIPAHTELIGAEFHLPAMQKMRPGFRFWTVLRQGLEPLRKRYDYILMDTSPSLSYLNLNALLAADAMVMPMVPENLDFISSLSFWRLFSDVSKSFMKYETDKKYDFISLLLSRVDYGRTSSAPIVRAWAQSAYENWLHSIEVPASSVMSTGALAFSTVFDVSSTHSASKSLQRVRQPLVDYCRWIDEIYAEKWRNAQ from the coding sequence ATGGTGAAAACGAGCCAACTTCCTGCTGTAGACCGAACTGTTCACCTTGAGCAAATTAGCCAATTTGCTGAAAAGGTCTCAATTTTCACAGATGAACTTCGTGACACTATTCTCGCTCCACGGCCGAGAAAGGCTGCGCCTGTCTTTAAAACAGGGGAGATTGCCGAAATGTGCAATATCGCCCACTCGCAGGTTCAATACCTCGCCACCAAGAGTGACGGAGAGTTGCCGTCGGGCACCGCGGCAGGCACTGGCCGAACCCGGACCTTCACTCTAGAGGAAGCGCGCGTCTGGGTTCAGAAAGTCTCTGACATCTATCAGACTCCGCTTGTTACCGGGACACGCGAGCCTGAAGGGAAAATCATTATCACGGCTCAGTTAAAGGGGGGATCGGCAAAGACAACCACAACCATGTGCCTGGCACAAGGATTGACGTTGCGCGGGCGCAAGGTGCTGGTTGTCGACCTCGATCCGCAAGCCTCGCTTTCCGAGCTTTGTGGTCTTTACGCGGAAAAGGATGTGACGCCGGACGACACGATTCTGCCTTACATTTACGACCAGGACATTGAAGGTGGATTGGAAGCGAGAGTTCAGTCAACGTATTGGAATGGTCTTGATGTCATCCCGGCTCACACTGAATTGATTGGTGCAGAGTTTCATTTGCCCGCGATGCAGAAAATGAGGCCGGGATTTCGGTTTTGGACAGTACTGCGCCAAGGCCTGGAGCCGCTGCGCAAGCGTTATGACTACATTCTCATGGACACGTCGCCTTCTCTGTCGTACCTCAACCTGAACGCGTTGCTGGCAGCCGATGCAATGGTTATGCCAATGGTCCCGGAGAATCTCGACTTCATTAGTTCGTTGTCGTTCTGGCGCCTGTTTTCTGATGTGTCCAAGAGCTTCATGAAATATGAGACTGACAAGAAATACGACTTTATTTCGCTGCTCCTTTCGAGGGTCGACTATGGCCGTACTTCGTCAGCGCCCATCGTGCGTGCGTGGGCACAAAGCGCCTACGAGAATTGGTTGCACTCGATTGAAGTGCCCGCGAGTTCTGTAATGAGTACGGGAGCGCTTGCGTTCTCAACGGTGTTCGACGTCAGCAGTACCCATAGCGCGTCAAAGTCGTTGCAGCGGGTTAGACAGCCTCTTGTCGATTACTGTCGTTGGATAGATGAAATCTATGCGGAAAAATGGAGGAACGCGCAATGA
- a CDS encoding ParB/RepB/Spo0J family partition protein, translating into MSNMREQLLAKTAGIRATSSINGDEVKRSTRTQTAPGLAGALAVAQLRVQELESTGAASKLVVSDVVPNPWQPRRVFNEAKLSELAESIREVGLMQPIVVRRSEENYQIVAGERRWRAHKMVGFDTINAVVVECSDADMAVLALVENVSRDDLSDYEVATSIRQTEKEFPDRKRMAEALGMSRSGLYQFLSFENLPDFIRKDLDIQPRLLGGTAAQAIVTAIKKHGNGGLTAALELWPLVVKGDMDQGKVAAAIKALATRQTTTANSASERSIDKFFSGKEHAGSITKDISGITVKIKSGVLTDVQETQIRELISQMFHAQPKAS; encoded by the coding sequence ATGAGCAATATGCGTGAACAATTGCTGGCCAAGACGGCAGGCATACGGGCAACTTCGTCTATTAACGGAGACGAAGTGAAACGAAGCACTCGCACGCAAACGGCGCCTGGCCTCGCGGGAGCGTTGGCGGTTGCGCAGCTCCGTGTGCAAGAGCTGGAGTCCACCGGTGCCGCTTCGAAATTGGTTGTGTCCGACGTTGTGCCGAACCCCTGGCAGCCGCGTCGAGTATTCAACGAGGCGAAGCTGTCGGAGCTGGCGGAATCCATTCGTGAGGTCGGGCTCATGCAGCCCATCGTGGTACGCCGGTCCGAGGAAAACTATCAGATTGTGGCGGGAGAACGCCGGTGGCGCGCGCACAAGATGGTCGGGTTCGACACAATCAACGCGGTTGTTGTGGAGTGTTCCGACGCGGATATGGCGGTCTTGGCCCTAGTGGAAAATGTCAGCCGTGATGACCTATCTGACTATGAAGTCGCCACGTCCATCAGGCAAACGGAAAAGGAATTTCCCGACCGGAAACGGATGGCTGAGGCACTGGGTATGTCCCGCAGTGGGCTCTACCAGTTCCTCTCATTCGAGAATTTGCCGGACTTTATCAGGAAGGACTTGGACATTCAGCCGCGACTGCTTGGTGGAACCGCAGCCCAAGCGATTGTGACGGCCATCAAGAAGCATGGCAACGGCGGTCTCACCGCTGCGCTGGAACTCTGGCCCCTCGTTGTGAAGGGTGATATGGACCAAGGTAAGGTCGCGGCGGCGATTAAAGCGTTGGCAACTCGACAAACGACGACGGCCAACTCAGCGAGCGAGCGGAGCATTGACAAGTTCTTCTCGGGCAAAGAACACGCCGGCTCTATTACCAAGGACATTAGCGGTATCACGGTAAAGATCAAATCTGGCGTGCTGACTGACGTGCAGGAGACGCAGATAAGGGAGCTAATAAGCCAAATGTTCCACGCTCAGCCTAAAGCGAGCTGA
- a CDS encoding transposase: MATTNRSATRLPAEALVAGHRDLMKALMKDALQEVLEAEMTEQLGATSNERTEVRSGYGAGYCGRGLIPRIGKLELCVPRDRHGEFPTALFERYARSERHWSPPRRNVCAGRVHAQGEGDYGHSFSASAVSAINKGLDATLAKFAHRPLEEGIPVPDVDACRSICG, encoded by the coding sequence ATGGCCACAACCAATCGTAGTGCGACCCGGCTGCCAGCGGAAGCGCTGGTTGCTGGCCATCGGGACCTGATGAAGGCCCTGATGAAGGACGCGCTGCAGGAAGTACTCGAAGCCGAGATGACGGAACAACTAGGCGCGACTTCCAACGAGCGCACCGAGGTGCGCAGCGGTTATGGCGCGGGCTACTGCGGCCGTGGCCTGATCCCGCGTATCGGCAAGCTCGAGCTGTGCGTGCCGCGCGACCGGCATGGCGAGTTCCCAACGGCCTTGTTTGAGCGCTACGCGCGCAGCGAGAGGCACTGGTCGCCCCCTCGCCGAAATGTATGTGCAGGGCGTGTCCACGCGCAAGGTGAAGGCGATTACGGTCACAGCTTCTCGGCCTCGGCGGTTTCGGCAATTAACAAGGGGCTGGACGCGACGCTGGCGAAGTTTGCGCATCGCCCGCTTGAGGAGGGCATACCTGTACCTGATGTCGATGCGTGCAGATCCATCTGCGGATAG
- the speB gene encoding agmatinase, which yields MSENSYETGRLNLPFVGICTFAKSPLCLDWDKIGADVAVMGAPFDCGTQWRAGARFGPRSIRDASTLFSFGHGGAYDFEDDVVYLPSDEVRIVDIGDADMVHTNTEKSHANIEYGVRKILAAGALPVVMGGDHSINIPCINAFEGQEPFHIVHIDAHLDFVDERHGVRYGHGNPLRRAAEKSVVSGMTQIGIRNVSSTAREGYAQAREMGSDIISVRDLRRLGIQGVLDRIPKGVRYYLTIDIDGFDPSIAPGTGTPSHGGLLYYEGLELFAGLAAQGDVIGIDLVEVAPDYDHSGSTSILAAQLLLNTIGRVMHQRKVKRNLSR from the coding sequence ATGTCTGAAAACAGCTACGAAACGGGGCGGCTCAATTTGCCGTTTGTGGGAATCTGCACGTTCGCGAAATCCCCCTTGTGTCTTGATTGGGACAAGATCGGCGCGGACGTCGCGGTAATGGGCGCGCCCTTCGACTGCGGCACTCAGTGGCGCGCCGGAGCGCGCTTCGGCCCGCGTTCGATTCGCGACGCGTCGACGTTGTTCTCGTTCGGCCACGGCGGCGCATACGACTTTGAAGACGATGTTGTTTACCTGCCTAGCGACGAAGTTCGTATCGTCGACATCGGCGACGCGGACATGGTGCACACCAACACCGAAAAGAGCCACGCAAACATTGAGTACGGCGTGCGCAAGATCCTGGCGGCGGGCGCGTTGCCAGTGGTGATGGGCGGCGATCACTCGATCAACATTCCGTGCATCAACGCGTTCGAGGGCCAGGAGCCGTTTCATATCGTCCACATCGACGCACACCTTGATTTCGTTGACGAGCGTCATGGCGTGCGATACGGCCATGGCAATCCGCTACGGCGCGCGGCGGAGAAAAGCGTGGTGTCGGGCATGACGCAGATTGGCATTCGCAACGTGTCGTCGACGGCGCGCGAAGGCTACGCCCAGGCGCGCGAGATGGGTTCCGACATTATTTCGGTGCGCGATTTGCGGCGCCTCGGCATCCAGGGCGTGCTGGACCGCATCCCGAAGGGCGTGCGCTATTACTTGACGATCGATATCGACGGTTTCGATCCCTCGATCGCGCCTGGCACGGGCACGCCTAGCCACGGCGGTCTTCTGTACTACGAAGGACTTGAACTGTTCGCAGGCCTCGCCGCGCAGGGTGACGTGATCGGCATCGATCTCGTGGAAGTTGCGCCCGATTACGATCATTCGGGCTCCACTTCAATTCTTGCCGCGCAATTGCTGCTGAATACCATCGGCCGTGTCATGCATCAACGCAAAGTTAAGCGAAACCTTTCCCGCTAA